A region from the Malus domestica chromosome 07, GDT2T_hap1 genome encodes:
- the LOC103439799 gene encoding probable receptor-like protein kinase At5g24010, translating to MDAVNLHFLSLTLLSLLHFSASFTPSDNYLINCGSPSNASVFNRVFSADPYEPGAAGSISLTDRNPPPSSPALYRTARVFTRASSYTFSIKKSGTHLVRFHFSPFVAQGFDLKAANFSVSVDGFVLLRELHVRDSVIREFVMRIDADVVEIVFAPVGDSGFCYVNAIEVFTAPEDLVLDYGAKLVGANVVEYKNLSSQVLETLYRINVGGSKLTPFNDTLWRDWVPDVDYLVLKSAAKRASTTHTPNYQGGGATREIAPDNVYMTAQEMNTDKAITGAKFNLTWKFPVNTNSGHLVRLHFCDIVSPALNLLYFNVYINGYAAYRDVDLSVLATNVLASPVYIDFVVDSDSSGMIDISVGPSDLSGSMRINAILNGAEIMKMVNASNLRAGTGRKKRSIWILVATVVGGFVVLCFAIGVFLLALKRRKKKLKPQPAESAVWTPLHVYGGSSNSRTSERTTLVSPGTNGYHFLKISFAELQLATNNFDKSLIVGSGGFGMVYKGVLKDNTKVAVKRGVPGSRQGLPEFQTEITVLSQIRHHHLVSLVGYCEEQSEMILVYEYVEKGPLKKHLYGSGFPPLSWKQRLEICIGSARGLHYLHTGFAQGIIHRDIKSTNILLDENYVPKVADFGLSRSGPCLSETHVSTAVKGSFGYLDPEYFRRQQLTDKSDVYSFGVVLFEVLCARPAVDPSVDREQVNLGEWALEWQKKGMLEKIIDRHLVGKIKPSSLKKFGETAEKCLAEYGADRPTMGDVLWNLEYALQLQESRPRGEQPQGCDINEPLTNSIVPGDPSTNVRTEGNDGNGSSEINTSLVFSQLMTNDGR from the coding sequence ATGGACGCCGTTAAcctccactttctctctctaaccctGCTCTCTCTCCTCCACTTCTCGGCCTCCTTCACTCCCTCCGATAACTACCTCATCAACTGCGGCTCACCCTCCAACGCCTCCGTCTTCAACAGGGTCTTCTCGGCGGACCCTTACGAACCCGGAGCGGCGGGATCCATTTCGCTCACCGACCGAAACCCACCTCCGAGTTCGCCCGCCCTCTACCGCACGGCCAGAGTTTTCACCAGGGCTTCGAGCTACACCTTCAGCATCAAGAAATCCGGGACCCACTTGGTACGTTTTCACTTCTCGCCGTTTGTAGCTCAGGGTTTTGACTTGAAAGCTGCAAACTTTAGCGTTTCAGTTGATGGGTTTGTTCTGTTGAGAGAATTACATGTTAGGGACTCTGTGATTAGAGAGTTTGTGATGAGAATTGATGCAGATGTGGTTGAAATTGTGTTTGCGCCTGTGGGCGATTCTGGGTTTTGCTATGTAAATGCAATTGAAGTTTTTACAGCTCCTGAGGATCTTGTTCTTGATTACGGTGCTAAATTGGTGGGTGCGAATGTTGTGGAATACAAGAATCTTTCTTCACAAGTTTTAGAGACCCTTTATAGGATTAATGTTGGAGGTTCGAAATTGACACCTTTTAATGATACTTTGTGGAGGGATTGGGTCCCTGATGTCGATTATCTTGTTCTGAAATCGGCTGCGAAGCGCGCTTCCACCACGCATACTCCGAATTATCAGGGGGGCGGTGCAACTCGAGAGATTGCCCCGGATAATGTATACATGACTGCCCAGGAGATGAATACGGATAAGGCAATTACAGGTGCAAAGTTTAATCTCACATGGAAATTTCCCGTTAATACGAATTCCGGGCATTTGGTTAGGTTGCACTTCTGTGACATTGTTAGTCCTGCACTTAACTTGTTGTACTTTAATGTGTATATCAACGGGTATGCTGCGTATAGAGATGTTGATCTATCAGTGCTGGCAACCAACGTGCTTGCATCTCCTGTCTATATTGATTTTGTTGTGGATTCAGATAGTTCGGGGATGATAGATATCAGTGTTGGTCCTTCTGATCTGAGTGGTTCCATGAGGATTAATGCTATATTGAATGGGGCGGAGATCATGAAAATGGTGAATGCTTCCAATTTACGGGCTGGAACTGGGCGTAAGAAGAGAAGTATATGGATTTTGGTGGCCACAGTTGTTGGAGGCTTTGTTGTTCTGTGTTTTGCAATTGGTGTATTTCTGCTTGCTTTGAAACGCAGGAAGAAGAAACTGAAACCCCAACCTGCAGAAAGTGCCGTTTGGACACCTTTACATGTATATGGAGGTAGTTCAAACAGTAGAACGTCTGAAAGGACTACACTTGTGTCTCCAGGCACAAATGGATATCATTTCCTGAAAATCTCTTTTGCTGAATTACAGTTGGCGACAAACAATTTCGATAAAAGTCTAATTGTAGGCTCTGGTGGTTTTGGCATGGTTTACAAAGGGGTCCTGAAGGACAACACAAAGGTTGCCGTGAAGAGAGGTGTGCCTGGATCTAGGCAGGGCCTTCCAGAATTCCAGACTGAAATCACGGTTTTGTCCCAAATTCGCCACCACCACCTTGTATCACTTGTTGGGTATTGTGAAGAACAGTCTGAAATGATCCTAGTTTACGAATACGTGGAAAAGGGGCCGTTGAAGAAACATTTGTATGGTTCTGGGTTTCCACCTTTATCCTGGAAGCAACGGCTTGAAATATGCATTGGATCAGCAAGAGGTCTTCACTACCTTCATACAGGTTTTGCTCAAGGAATCATCCACCGTGACATTAAATCAACTAACATTTTGCTTGATGAGAATTATGTACCTAAGGTGGCTGATTTTGGTCTTTCAAGATCAGGTCCGTGTCTCAGTGAAACCCATGTAAGTACCGCTGTGAAAGGTAGTTTCGGGTATCTTGATCCTGAGTATTTCCGGAGGCAGCAGCTTACTGATAAGTCAGATGTGTATTCATTTGGGGTTGTGCTCTTTGAGGTTCTTTGCGCGAGACCTGCTGTGGATCCCTCAGTTGACAGGGAGCAGGTGAATCTAGGTGAATGGGCATTGGAATGGCAGAAAAAGGGCATGCTCGAGAAAATTATTGATCGCCACCTTGTTGGGAAGATCAAACCAAGCTCTTTGAAAAAGTTTGGAGAAACGGCAGAGAAATGTTTGGCTGAATATGGTGCGGATAGGCCAACCATGGGTGATGTATTATGGAATTTAGAATACGCGCTTCAGCTTCAGGAATCTCGACCGCGTGGAGAACAGCCTCAAGGCTGCGATATCAACGAGCCTCTAACGAACAGCATCGTTCCTGGAGATCCGTCTACCAATGTAAGAACAGAGGGAAATGATGGTAATGGTAGTTCGGAGATTAACACAAGCCTAGTTTTTTCTCAATTGATGACCAACGATGGCAGATAA
- the LOC103439798 gene encoding deSI-like protein At4g17486 → MAEVVLHIYDVTNSGSDKTNSTILQINKIFKDGIGLGGIFHSAVQVYGEDEWSFGFCEQGSGVFSCPSGKNPMYTYRESIVLGTTDCSIFKVNQILRELSREWPGYSYDLLSKNCNHFCDELCERLGVPKLPGWVNRFAHAGDAAMEVAGNTAVRFRQAKTEIVTASKVAYRFLVGVTNNATASPESAGNSNRGAPRFQAAWFKNLITTGAKPSSSSDLETKEEDALRQHQQPDAEPQLQQNSRTWQSM, encoded by the exons ATGGCGGAGGTGGTGCTGCATATATACGATGTGACGAATAGTGGATCGGACAAGACGAATAGTACCATTCTGCAGATCAACAAGATCTTCAAAGACGGTATCGGCCTCGGCGGCATCTTCCACAGCGCCGTTCAG GTTTATGGAGAGGATGAATGGTCATTTGGGTTCTGTGAACAAGGATCTGGTGTGTTTAGTTGCCCTTCTGGAAAAAATCCAATGTACACATATCGTGAAAGCATCGTCCTTGGGACAACAGATTGTTCGATCTTCAAGGTTAACCAAATCTTGAGGGAACTCAGTAGAGAGTGGCCTGGGTATTCGTATGACCTGTTATCAAAAAACTGCAATCACTTTTGTGATGAGCTTTGTGAAAGGCTTGGGGTGCCAAAGCTTCCAG GTTGGGTTAATCGTTTTGCGCATGCTGGTGATGCTGCTATGGAAGTTGCAGGAAACACTGCAGTACGG TTTAGACAAGCGAAGACAGAGATTGTTACAGCTAGCAAAGTAGCATATCGTTTCCTTGTGGGTGTTACTAATAACGCCACAGCTTCTCCCGAGTCTGCAGGAAATTCAAACAGAGGTGCTCCTAGATTTCAAGCAGCTTGGTTCAAAAACCTAATCACCACAGGAGCAAAGCCATCTAGTAGTTCAGATCTCGAGACCAAGGAAGAAGATGCACTCCGGCAGCACCAGCAACCAGATGCAGAGCCGCAGCTGCAGCAGAATTCTCGGACATGGCAAAGTATGTAA
- the LOC103439796 gene encoding uncharacterized protein, with translation MDNMECNKLQPVVRKVKKKQVKDELDRQKQAEKKKRRLEKALATSAAIISELEKKKQKKKEEQQRLDEEGAAIAEAVALHVLLGEEDSDETCEIVLNKDQVFNRWDCPGNVDLFMGGRRARFPYQDSAKCSLERIGWVSSAYRSGYKLGGLGNSEWSLSSGPYGREYPESFCEDGGWGTTGFAAGLIAAQAVSSLQIAEDAHEGTLVLDGMLRR, from the coding sequence ATGGATAACATGGAGTGTAATAAATTGCAACCTGTTGTGAGAAAAGTTAAGAAAAAGCAGGTGAAGGACGAGTTGGATCGTCAAAAACAGGCTGAGAAAAAGAAGAGGCGCTTGGAGAAAGCCCTTGCTACTTCAGCAGCCATCATTTCTGaactagaaaagaaaaaacagaagaagaaagaagagcaaCAGAGGCTTGATGAAGAAGGCGCTGCAATTGCCGAGGCTGTTGCGTTGCATGTCCTACTTGGTGAAGAAGACTCAGATGAAACGTGTGAAATTGTTCTGAACAAAGATCAAGTGTTCAATCGTTGGGATTGTCCTGGCAACGTTGACCTATTTATGGGTGGAAGGAGGGCACGCTTTCCTTATCAAGACTCTGCAAAGTGTTCACTCGAAAGGATTGGGTGGGTGTCTAGTGCTTACAGATCGGGATACAAGTTGGGCGGCTTAGGGAACAGTGAATGGTCGCTCTCTTCTGGGCCTTATGGAAGAGAGTACCCTGAATCATTTTGTGAGGATGGAGGTTGGGGTACCACCGGATTTGCAGCTGGGCTCATTGCGGCGCAGGCTGTTTCATCTCTACAGATCGCGGAGGATGCACATGAAGGCACACTTGTGCTCGATGGAATGCTAAGACGGTAG
- the LOC103439794 gene encoding septum site-determining protein minD homolog, chloroplastic-like, whose translation MLSLQLLPALLSPKPSSSLTAANPPKTFKPKTLKPKPSPTFTVRAILQYNRKPQLSGDTPRVVVITSGKGGVGKTTTTANVGLSLARLGFSVVAIDADVGLRNLDLLLGLENRVNYTVVEVLNGDCRLDQALVRDKRWSNFELLCISKPRSKLPMGFGGKALVWVVDALKARQEGCPDFILIDCPAGIDAGFITAITPANEAVLVTTPDITSLRDADRVIGLLECDGIRDIKMMVNRVRTDMIKGEDMMSVLDVQEMLGLALLGMIPEDTEVIRSTNRGYPLVLNRPPTLAGLAFEQAAWRLVEQDSMQAVMVEEEPKKRGFFSFFGG comes from the coding sequence ATGCTCTCTCTTCAACTCCTGCCCGCCCTCCTCAGCCCCAAGCCCTCTTCCTCCCTCACCGCCGCAAACCCACCAAAAACctttaaacccaaaaccctaaaacccaaaCCTTCTCCCACCTTCACAGTCCGCGCCATCCTCCAATACAACAGGAAGCCCCAATTGTCCGGCGACACCCCCCGCGTCGTCGTCATCACCTCTGGAAAAGGAGGCGTCGGCAAGACCACCACCACCGCCAATGTCGGCCTCTCCCTCGCCCGCCTCGGCTTCTCTGTCGTCGCCATCGACGCCGACGTCGGCCTCCGCAACCTCGACCTCCTGCTCGGCCTCGAGAACCGCGTCAACTACACCGTCGTCGAGGTCCTCAACGGCGACTGCCGCCTCGACCAGGCGCTCGTCAGGGACAAGCGTTGGTCCAACTTCGAATTGCTCTGCATCTCAAAGCCCCGGTCCAAATTACCAATGGGGTTCGGCGGCAAGGCCCTGGTCTGGGTCGTCGACGCTTTGAAAGCCAGGCAAGAGGGCTGCCCGGACTTCATCCTCATCGACTGCCCCGCCGGAATCGACGCCGGCTTCATCACCGCCATTACGCCGGCCAATGAGGCCGTGCTGGTGACCACGCCGGACATCACGAGCTTGAGAGACGCTGACAGAGTCATTGGGCTGCTGGAGTGTGATGGGATTAGGGATATAAAGATGATGGTGAACCGGGTCCGGACAGATATGATCAAGGGGGAGGACATGATGTCCGTGCTCGATGTGCAGGAGATGTTGGGATTGGCATTGTTGGGGATGATTCCGGAGGACACGGAGGTCATCAGAAGCACCAACAGAGGGTACCCTCTGGTTTTGAATAGGCCGCCTACATTGGCAGGACTGGCTTTCGAGCAGGCGGCGTGGAGGCTTGTTGAGCAGGATAGTATGCAGGCTGTCATGGTGGAGGAAGAGCCCAAGAAGCGTGGCTTCTTCTCGTTTTTCGGAGGGTAG
- the LOC139197619 gene encoding uncharacterized protein isoform X3, protein MVVFQPHMYSRLAAMKDDFANALRGADQAVVTEVCCLDTRFYAAREIDVQNVGGRELAATVIGPPSECIPSLGVEKQSNPFVATLSYAVNLVRWRSNYRKKIVWRKQKLRLG, encoded by the exons ATGGTCGTATTCCAGCCTCATATGTACAG TCGTTTAGCAGCAATGAAGGATGACTTCGCTAATGCCCTCCGTGGTGCAGATCAAGCCGTAGTCACAGAGGTATGTTGCCTGGACACACGGTTTTATGCTGCTAGAGAAATAGATGTCCAGAATGTTGGTGGGAGGGAGTTAGCTGCTACTGTAATTGGCCCGCCATCTGAATGCATCCCTTCTTTG GGTGTGGAGAAGCAAAGTAACCCGTTTGTAGCTACTCTTTCGTATGCAGTGAATTTGGTTAGATGGAGAAGCAACTACAGGAAGAAAATTGTTTGGAGGAAGCAAAAGCTTCGACTTGGCTGA
- the LOC139197619 gene encoding uncharacterized protein isoform X2, with product MLALKQGYEVSGSDIAWSSFVDGLQEAGALLHTVIQAARPRFPVKSPMVVFQPHMYSRLAAMKDDFANALRGADQAVVTEGVEKQSNPFVATLSYAVNLVRWRSNYRKKIVWRKQKLRLG from the exons ATGCTTGCCCTAAAACAG GGTTATGAGGTTAGCGGCTCGGATATTGCTTGGAGTAGCTTCGTGGACGGGCTGCAGGAAGCAGGGGCATTGTTGCACACAG TTATTCAAGCTGCACGCCCGAGGTTCCCTGTCAAGTCTCCTATGGTCGTATTCCAGCCTCATATGTACAG TCGTTTAGCAGCAATGAAGGATGACTTCGCTAATGCCCTCCGTGGTGCAGATCAAGCCGTAGTCACAGAG GGTGTGGAGAAGCAAAGTAACCCGTTTGTAGCTACTCTTTCGTATGCAGTGAATTTGGTTAGATGGAGAAGCAACTACAGGAAGAAAATTGTTTGGAGGAAGCAAAAGCTTCGACTTGGCTGA
- the LOC139197619 gene encoding uncharacterized protein isoform X1 has protein sequence MLALKQGYEVSGSDIAWSSFVDGLQEAGALLHTGHSVANIHGSGASRLPEAAFVCNVRRSSCVNTSLLIVVVRGRVCRLCATVYMTIMLIIHQKLVQLFKLHARGSLSSLLWSYSSLICTVV, from the exons ATGCTTGCCCTAAAACAG GGTTATGAGGTTAGCGGCTCGGATATTGCTTGGAGTAGCTTCGTGGACGGGCTGCAGGAAGCAGGGGCATTGTTGCACACAGGCCATTCGGTGGCTAATATACACGGGAGTGGCGCCTCGAGATTACCTGAAGCTGCTTTTGTATGCAATGTCCGTCGGAGTTCCTGTGTGAATACATCTCTGCTAATTG TAGTTGTGCGAGGCCGAGTTTGTAGATTGTGTGCAACTGTATATATGACGATTATGCTCATCATCCATCAGAAGTTAGTGCAGTTATTCAAGCTGCACGCCCGAGGTTCCCTGTCAAGTCTCCTATGGTCGTATTCCAGCCTCATATGTACAG TCGTTTAG
- the LOC103439793 gene encoding beta-carotene hydroxylase 2, chloroplastic-like isoform X1 — protein MAVGLFAVTTPTPFRLIHSSSYHLPKPNPTTVLFPNLRNQKSALHRARRKLCFTVYVVMEDQKHITNLDDSAGKAPEAADSQIPIVIPSVRVAERLSRKKSERFAYLVAAVMSSLGITSMSVMAVYYRFYWQMEGGTVPMSEMLGTFALSVGAAVGMEFWARWAHKALWHASLWHMHESHHQPREGPFELNDVFAIINAVPAIALLSYGFFHKGLVPGLCFGAGLGITVFGMAYMFVHDGLVHKRFPVGPIADVPYLRKVAAAHQLHHSEKFEGVPYGLFLGPKELEEVGGLEELDKEINRRIKAHKGL, from the exons ATGGCGGTCGGACTCTTCGCCGTCACAACCCCCACCCCCTTCCGCCTAATCCACTCCTCCTCCTACCACCTCCCAAAACCCAACCCCACCACCGTCTTGTTCCCAAATCTCCGCAACCAGAAGTCAGCACTCCACAGGGCTCGCCGGAAACTCTGTTTCACCGTCTATGTAGTGATGGAGGACCAAAAACACATAACCAACCTCGACGATTCCGCCGGAAAAGCCCCGGAAGCCGCCGATTCTCAGATCCCAATTGTAATTCCGTCGGTTCGCGTGGCGGAGAGGCTGTCGAGGAAGAAATCGGAGAGGTTCGCGTATCTTGTCGCTGCCGTGATGTCCAGCTTAGGGATTACTTCCATGTCTGTCATGGCTGTCTACTACAGATTTTACTGGCAAATGGAg GGTGGGACTGTGCCAATGTCTGAAATGCTGGGTACATTTGCTCTATCTGTTGGTGCTGCT GTGGGAATGGAATTTTGGGCAAGATGGGCACATAAAGCTCTTTGGCACGCTTCCTTATGGCATATGCACGAG TCGCACCACCAACCCAGAGAAGGTCCGTTCGAGCTTAACGACGTGTTTGCGATAATCAACGCCGTTCCGGCAATAGCCCTTCTCAGTTATGGTTTCTTCCACAAAGGCCTTGTTCCTGGCCTTTGTTTTGGTGCT GGCCTTGGAATTACGGTGTTTGGGATGGCGTATATGTTTGTCCATGATGGCCTAGTGCATAAAAGATTCCCGGTGGGGCCCATAGCCGACGTGCCCTATTTGCGAAAGGTTGCTGCGGCTCATCAG CTCCACCACTCGGAGAAGTTCGAGGGTGTCCCATATGGTTTGTTTCTTGGACCTAAG GAACTCGAAGAAGTGGGAGGACTAGAAGAGTTGGATAAGGAGATCAATAGGAGAATCAAAGCACACAAGGGCTTATAA
- the LOC103439793 gene encoding beta-carotene hydroxylase 2, chloroplastic-like isoform X2 codes for MAVGLFAVTTPTPFRLIHSSSYHLPKPNPTTVLFPNLRNQKSALHRARRKLCFTVYVVMEDQKHITNLDDSAGKAPEAADSQIPIVIPSVRVAERLSRKKSERFAYLVAAVMSSLGITSMSVMAVYYRFYWQMEGGTVPMSEMLGTFALSVGAAVGMEFWARWAHKALWHASLWHMHESHHQPREGPFELNDVFAIINAVPAIALLSYGFFHKGLVPGLCFGAGLGITVFGMAYMFVHDGLVHKRFPVGPIADVPYLRKVAAAHQELEEVGGLEELDKEINRRIKAHKGL; via the exons ATGGCGGTCGGACTCTTCGCCGTCACAACCCCCACCCCCTTCCGCCTAATCCACTCCTCCTCCTACCACCTCCCAAAACCCAACCCCACCACCGTCTTGTTCCCAAATCTCCGCAACCAGAAGTCAGCACTCCACAGGGCTCGCCGGAAACTCTGTTTCACCGTCTATGTAGTGATGGAGGACCAAAAACACATAACCAACCTCGACGATTCCGCCGGAAAAGCCCCGGAAGCCGCCGATTCTCAGATCCCAATTGTAATTCCGTCGGTTCGCGTGGCGGAGAGGCTGTCGAGGAAGAAATCGGAGAGGTTCGCGTATCTTGTCGCTGCCGTGATGTCCAGCTTAGGGATTACTTCCATGTCTGTCATGGCTGTCTACTACAGATTTTACTGGCAAATGGAg GGTGGGACTGTGCCAATGTCTGAAATGCTGGGTACATTTGCTCTATCTGTTGGTGCTGCT GTGGGAATGGAATTTTGGGCAAGATGGGCACATAAAGCTCTTTGGCACGCTTCCTTATGGCATATGCACGAG TCGCACCACCAACCCAGAGAAGGTCCGTTCGAGCTTAACGACGTGTTTGCGATAATCAACGCCGTTCCGGCAATAGCCCTTCTCAGTTATGGTTTCTTCCACAAAGGCCTTGTTCCTGGCCTTTGTTTTGGTGCT GGCCTTGGAATTACGGTGTTTGGGATGGCGTATATGTTTGTCCATGATGGCCTAGTGCATAAAAGATTCCCGGTGGGGCCCATAGCCGACGTGCCCTATTTGCGAAAGGTTGCTGCGGCTCATCAG GAACTCGAAGAAGTGGGAGGACTAGAAGAGTTGGATAAGGAGATCAATAGGAGAATCAAAGCACACAAGGGCTTATAA